A genome region from Cystobacter fuscus DSM 2262 includes the following:
- a CDS encoding flagellar hook-length control protein: MTMMSQGVRTGVMLVSLAVVPTALASGGKGMTWAKVSHASGIDQVGCWGCDAYVGETDCRTALPLLCIHQDGAPTPSGLTGYYPYWAGGNIATTLLVPGQALTSLAAANQLCVNFFGTGWRMAEFHDGWGWGFHAYGNVRGDMRFWVYIDDTQGNCWNP; this comes from the coding sequence ATGACGATGATGAGTCAAGGAGTGAGGACCGGAGTGATGCTCGTCTCGCTGGCCGTGGTGCCCACGGCGCTGGCGTCGGGTGGCAAGGGAATGACCTGGGCGAAGGTGAGCCACGCCTCGGGAATCGACCAGGTGGGCTGCTGGGGCTGTGACGCATACGTGGGCGAAACGGACTGTAGGACCGCGCTGCCCCTCTTGTGCATCCACCAGGATGGCGCGCCGACGCCGTCTGGCCTGACGGGCTATTACCCATACTGGGCGGGTGGCAACATCGCCACCACGCTCCTGGTGCCGGGGCAGGCCCTGACGAGCCTGGCCGCCGCGAACCAGTTGTGCGTGAACTTCTTCGGCACGGGCTGGCGCATGGCCGAGTTCCACGATGGGTGGGGCTGGGGATTCCACGCCTATGGCAATGTCCGCGGCGACATGCGCTTCTGGGTCTACATCGACGACACCCAGGGCAATTGCTGGAACCCGTAG
- a CDS encoding serine/threonine-protein kinase → MTHKRDDAYPWPDAAEPSAQSLYGEELSPGALVGGSVVEGVRYRGGAATLYRARAARTGEPVALKVLHLQFATARGALRRFQQEGETLRRLRHPHIVDVMEHGTLPDGRPFIAMEWLEGRDLAAELAARGPLSTREALEVLEQVGSALRAAHGAGVVHRDLKAQNVVVVGAGAAGPQVKLVDFGVAKLLAPEDAGTGATSTGLVLGTPLSMAPEQIRGETPDARTDLYGLGVLLYQLVTGQPPFLGPTQVELEEQHLHAPVPRASERAPVPVGLDAVVARCMEKQREARYPGVDAVLEDLRRVVRGEGAGRIRQVRALGLYVEARPWGRVDDTTLDTMDARMEGVRARMDAQGLTVMVEGSGFLLGVAALPEEPEAEREFRRRVLEMALTLAEEPGARREEARVSLEPTLHVDLATLRSDGLGGTGLGGGRLMRLSAWTGEHPGRGVLVTKEALTGLEAGLHSRPLSSGAQLSHVWREAH, encoded by the coding sequence ATGACCCACAAGCGGGACGACGCCTATCCCTGGCCGGACGCCGCCGAGCCGAGCGCCCAATCCCTGTATGGAGAGGAATTGTCACCGGGGGCGCTCGTGGGGGGCTCGGTGGTCGAGGGGGTGCGCTATCGGGGCGGCGCGGCGACGCTCTACCGGGCCCGGGCGGCGCGGACGGGCGAGCCCGTGGCGCTCAAGGTGCTGCACCTCCAGTTCGCCACGGCGCGGGGCGCCCTGCGCCGCTTCCAGCAGGAGGGGGAGACGCTGCGCCGGCTGCGCCATCCGCACATCGTGGACGTGATGGAGCACGGCACGCTGCCGGACGGACGGCCCTTCATCGCCATGGAGTGGCTGGAGGGAAGGGATCTGGCGGCGGAGTTGGCGGCACGAGGTCCCCTGTCGACGCGGGAGGCGCTGGAGGTGCTGGAGCAGGTGGGCTCGGCGCTGCGGGCGGCGCACGGGGCGGGCGTGGTGCACCGGGACTTGAAGGCGCAGAACGTGGTGGTGGTGGGAGCGGGGGCGGCGGGCCCGCAGGTGAAGCTGGTGGACTTCGGGGTGGCGAAGCTGCTGGCGCCGGAGGACGCGGGCACGGGCGCGACGAGCACGGGGCTGGTGCTGGGCACGCCCTTGTCCATGGCGCCGGAGCAGATCCGCGGCGAGACGCCCGATGCGCGCACGGACCTCTATGGGCTGGGGGTGCTGCTGTACCAGCTCGTCACCGGACAGCCGCCCTTCCTGGGCCCCACGCAGGTGGAGCTGGAGGAGCAGCACCTGCACGCGCCGGTGCCGAGGGCGAGTGAGCGGGCGCCGGTGCCGGTGGGGCTGGACGCGGTGGTGGCGCGGTGCATGGAGAAGCAGCGGGAGGCGCGCTACCCGGGGGTGGACGCGGTGCTGGAGGACTTGCGGCGGGTGGTGAGGGGCGAGGGCGCGGGCCGCATCCGGCAGGTACGGGCGCTGGGGCTGTACGTGGAGGCGCGGCCGTGGGGACGGGTGGACGACACCACCCTGGACACGATGGACGCGCGGATGGAGGGCGTGCGCGCGAGGATGGATGCACAGGGGCTGACGGTGATGGTGGAAGGCAGCGGCTTCCTGTTGGGGGTGGCGGCGCTGCCGGAGGAGCCCGAGGCGGAGCGGGAGTTCCGGCGACGGGTGCTGGAGATGGCGCTGACGCTCGCGGAGGAGCCCGGGGCACGGAGGGAGGAGGCGCGGGTGTCCCTGGAGCCCACGCTTCACGTGGACCTGGCGACGCTGCGCTCGGATGGATTGGGAGGAACGGGCCTGGGCGGTGGACGGTTGATGCGCCTGTCGGCCTGGACGGGGGAACACCCGGGACGGGGCGTGCTCGTGACGAAGGAGGCGCTGACGGGCCTGGAGGCGGGCCTGCACTCACGGCCCCTCTCCAGCGGTGCGCAGCTGAGTCACGTCTGGCGCGAGGCGCACTGA
- a CDS encoding isochorismatase family protein, whose translation MLKPEDVPLAQSALLVIDVQDSFKVSPRWERRSTPDFERNVASLVDAYRAAGLPVLYFLHTDGDPGFEPGGPHLKLMDFLAPRADEPVLMKQTRNCFTSTPLSPLLLARGVRRLAVTGIQMEQCCETTARVAADLGYAVDFVQDATMTFPIPNWDVPGEELGVDAITERTAYALRRRFARITHARQLVAELAALPRARTAA comes from the coding sequence ATGCTGAAACCCGAAGACGTGCCCCTGGCTCAATCCGCCCTGCTGGTCATCGACGTGCAGGACTCCTTCAAGGTGAGCCCACGCTGGGAGCGGCGCAGCACGCCGGACTTCGAGCGCAACGTCGCGTCGCTGGTGGACGCGTACCGGGCCGCGGGGCTGCCGGTCCTCTACTTCCTGCACACGGACGGCGACCCCGGCTTCGAGCCGGGCGGCCCGCACCTCAAGCTGATGGACTTCCTCGCCCCGCGCGCGGACGAGCCCGTGCTGATGAAGCAGACACGCAACTGCTTCACCTCCACGCCCCTCTCACCGCTCCTGCTCGCCCGCGGCGTGCGGCGCCTGGCCGTGACGGGCATCCAGATGGAGCAGTGCTGCGAGACGACGGCGCGCGTGGCCGCGGACCTGGGCTACGCGGTGGACTTCGTGCAGGACGCCACGATGACGTTCCCCATCCCCAACTGGGACGTGCCGGGAGAGGAGCTCGGCGTCGACGCCATCACCGAGCGCACGGCGTATGCGCTGCGCCGCCGCTTCGCGCGCATCACCCATGCCCGGCAGCTGGTGGCCGAGCTCGCCGCCCTCCCCCGCGCCCGGACCGCCGCGTGA
- a CDS encoding RCC1 domain-containing protein, giving the protein MRDRQSLGSWAGCLMWAVLLGAWLVAGCGPGPGVEEPALGRVRSPLGGRSSAARLALGQYHSVGVHSDGTVWAWGFNRQGQLGDGTLVDSPTPVRVTNLSGVVSVASGDYHSLGLSSDGTVWAWGDNTAGQLGNGTASASPVPVRVQNLSGVVSLGSGFSHGLALRSDGTVWAWGDNRYNQLGNVGATRSNLPVQVPGLSGVIAVVAGGYYSLALRSDGTVWAWGDNRYGQLGDGTTTQRAVPVQVLNLSGVMNLSAGSFHTVALRSDGSVWAWGFNAYGQLGDGTTTSRFQPVQVGLSDVLTLVAGNYHSLAVRSDGAVWAWGDNRYRQLGDGTTTSSRVPVQSGLSGGVTLVAGYKHSLVLRSDGTVWSWGDNVFGQLGDGTFNPRSSAVKVSWLSLGRADVSSGQLHSVVLDSNGAVWAWGDNYSGQLGNGTGLDSLVAAPVGLGGSVAVSAGFKHTLVLKADTTVWAWGVNEHGQLGDGTLTDRTRPVQVAGLSGVSAVSAGSYHSLALRSNGTVWAWGFNRYGQLGDGTNTDRLQPVQVAGLSGVVAVAAGDSHSLALRSDGTVWAWGYNFDGQIGDGSYSWRFLPVQVVGLSGVVSVSAGGYHSLALRSDGTVWTWGYNGSGQLGDGSTAINKPAPVQVAGLSGVVSLGSGNYHSLGLRSDGTVWAWGFNFDGQLGDGSLLNRSTPVRVSGLSGVVSVVAGDYHSLARRSDGTVWAWGYNGEGQLGDGTRNDTLVPVWVLGI; this is encoded by the coding sequence ATGCGGGACAGGCAATCCCTCGGCTCGTGGGCCGGGTGTCTGATGTGGGCGGTGCTGCTCGGCGCGTGGCTCGTGGCGGGTTGTGGGCCCGGGCCCGGCGTGGAGGAGCCCGCGCTGGGGCGGGTGCGCTCACCCCTGGGAGGCCGCTCCTCGGCCGCGAGGCTGGCACTGGGCCAGTACCACTCGGTGGGGGTGCATTCGGATGGGACGGTGTGGGCCTGGGGGTTCAACCGTCAGGGCCAGCTCGGCGATGGGACGCTCGTCGACAGCCCCACGCCGGTGCGGGTGACGAACCTGAGTGGTGTGGTGTCCGTGGCCTCCGGGGACTACCACTCCCTGGGGCTGAGCTCGGACGGCACGGTGTGGGCCTGGGGCGACAACACCGCCGGTCAGCTCGGAAATGGGACGGCCAGCGCCAGCCCCGTGCCGGTGCGGGTGCAGAACCTGAGCGGGGTGGTCTCCCTGGGCTCCGGCTTCTCCCATGGCCTGGCGCTGCGCTCGGACGGCACGGTGTGGGCCTGGGGCGACAACCGCTACAACCAGCTCGGCAACGTGGGGGCTACCCGGAGCAACCTGCCCGTGCAGGTGCCGGGCCTGAGCGGGGTCATCGCCGTGGTGGCCGGAGGCTATTACTCGCTGGCGCTGCGCTCGGACGGCACGGTGTGGGCCTGGGGCGACAATCGCTATGGGCAGCTCGGGGATGGCACGACGACCCAGAGGGCCGTGCCGGTGCAGGTGCTCAACCTGAGCGGGGTGATGAACCTCTCCGCCGGCTCCTTCCATACCGTGGCGCTGCGCTCGGATGGCTCGGTGTGGGCCTGGGGCTTCAACGCCTATGGCCAGCTCGGAGATGGGACGACCACCTCCCGGTTTCAGCCGGTGCAGGTGGGCCTGAGCGACGTGCTGACCCTGGTCGCCGGCAACTACCACTCGTTGGCGGTGCGCTCGGATGGCGCGGTGTGGGCCTGGGGCGACAATCGCTACCGCCAGCTCGGGGATGGGACGACCACCAGCAGCCGCGTGCCCGTGCAGTCGGGCTTGAGCGGAGGCGTCACCCTGGTGGCGGGATACAAGCACTCGCTGGTGCTGCGCTCGGATGGCACGGTGTGGTCCTGGGGCGACAACGTCTTTGGCCAGCTCGGCGATGGCACCTTCAATCCCCGGAGCTCCGCGGTGAAGGTGTCGTGGCTGTCGTTGGGCCGGGCGGATGTGTCGTCCGGCCAGCTGCACTCCGTGGTGTTGGACTCGAACGGCGCGGTATGGGCCTGGGGCGACAACTACAGTGGCCAGCTCGGCAATGGGACGGGCCTCGACAGCCTCGTCGCGGCGCCCGTGGGGCTGGGCGGGAGCGTGGCCGTCTCGGCCGGGTTCAAGCACACGCTGGTGCTCAAGGCCGACACCACGGTCTGGGCCTGGGGCGTCAACGAGCATGGGCAGCTCGGGGATGGAACCCTCACGGACAGGACCCGGCCCGTGCAGGTCGCGGGATTGTCGGGTGTCTCCGCCGTGTCGGCCGGCAGCTATCACTCGCTGGCGCTGCGCTCGAACGGCACGGTGTGGGCCTGGGGCTTCAATCGCTACGGCCAGCTCGGGGATGGGACGAACACGGACAGGCTCCAACCCGTGCAGGTGGCGGGGCTGTCCGGAGTCGTGGCCGTGGCGGCCGGAGACAGCCATTCCCTGGCACTGCGCTCGGACGGCACGGTGTGGGCCTGGGGCTACAACTTCGATGGCCAGATTGGTGATGGCTCGTACTCCTGGCGCTTCCTGCCCGTGCAGGTGGTGGGGCTGTCCGGGGTGGTGTCCGTGTCCGCCGGAGGCTACCACTCGCTGGCGCTGCGCTCGGACGGCACGGTGTGGACCTGGGGCTACAACGGCTCGGGCCAGCTCGGGGATGGCTCGACGGCGATCAACAAGCCCGCGCCAGTGCAGGTGGCGGGCCTGAGCGGTGTGGTGTCCCTGGGCTCCGGCAACTACCACTCGCTGGGGCTGCGCTCGGACGGCACGGTGTGGGCCTGGGGGTTCAACTTCGATGGCCAGCTCGGAGATGGGTCGCTCCTCAATCGCTCCACGCCGGTGCGGGTGTCGGGCCTGAGCGGCGTGGTGTCCGTGGTCGCCGGGGACTACCACTCGCTGGCGCGGCGCTCGGACGGCACGGTGTGGGCCTGGGGCTACAACGGCGAGGGCCAGCTCGGGGATGGAACGCGCAACGACACCCTCGTGCCCGTCTGGGTCCTGGGCATCTGA
- a CDS encoding M57 family metalloprotease, translated as MRINIYSLAARAAFVSIFSLAGCAGEAEQQLQQQSQQQPTWEEFRARAFQDPDTGIFIVNGDEPALNEARLREFYDRMIGQKASATEQEGVGQTQQPLTALNLPGWANKWSIPAALNLTYCINSASFGGYYASVVSAMNTAAADWKATGASLKFVHTSSLDSNCNNTTNVVFNVRMVTNMQPTLARAFFPGDPREAREILIDVSSFGNITPWTLAGILRHELGHVLGFRHEHVRPEAAAGACNETDSYWRAVTAYDSASVMHYPQCNGTNVGDLKLTPTDAVGVRSHYPVAILPEQGLVSGQSISSSDGRFLLYMQADGNLVHYWNGHGALWSTVTGGSQGKSAWMQGDGNFVLYTTTTPVVGSSLWSSITYGNPGAYLAIQNDGNLVVYAKDGMTPLWNSNTGGH; from the coding sequence ATGCGAATCAATATTTACAGTCTGGCTGCTCGTGCTGCTTTTGTATCGATATTCAGCCTCGCGGGGTGCGCGGGTGAAGCTGAACAGCAATTGCAACAACAATCGCAGCAACAGCCGACCTGGGAAGAGTTCCGTGCGCGAGCTTTTCAGGACCCCGACACGGGAATATTCATTGTCAACGGTGACGAGCCCGCCCTGAACGAGGCCCGCCTGCGCGAGTTCTACGACCGGATGATCGGCCAGAAGGCTTCCGCGACTGAGCAGGAGGGCGTGGGCCAGACCCAGCAGCCCCTCACCGCCCTCAACCTCCCCGGATGGGCCAACAAGTGGAGCATCCCCGCGGCGCTCAACCTCACCTACTGCATCAACTCGGCCAGCTTCGGCGGTTACTACGCCAGCGTGGTGAGCGCGATGAACACCGCCGCCGCCGACTGGAAGGCGACTGGCGCGAGCCTCAAGTTCGTCCACACCTCGTCGCTGGATTCCAACTGCAACAACACCACCAACGTTGTCTTCAATGTGCGGATGGTGACCAACATGCAGCCCACTCTGGCCCGCGCTTTCTTTCCGGGCGATCCACGTGAAGCTCGCGAGATCCTGATCGACGTCAGCTCGTTTGGGAACATTACCCCCTGGACGCTGGCCGGCATCCTGCGGCACGAGCTTGGACACGTGCTTGGTTTCCGCCACGAGCACGTCCGGCCCGAGGCGGCGGCCGGCGCGTGCAATGAGACAGACTCCTACTGGCGGGCCGTGACTGCCTATGATTCGGCCTCGGTGATGCACTATCCGCAGTGCAATGGCACGAACGTCGGCGATCTCAAGCTGACGCCGACGGATGCCGTCGGCGTCAGATCGCACTATCCCGTCGCTATCCTGCCGGAACAGGGCCTTGTCTCCGGGCAGAGCATCTCGTCGAGCGATGGCCGATTCTTGCTCTACATGCAAGCCGATGGGAACCTGGTCCATTACTGGAACGGCCACGGTGCCCTGTGGTCGACGGTGACCGGGGGCTCGCAGGGGAAGTCGGCCTGGATGCAGGGCGATGGCAACTTCGTCCTCTATACGACGACCACCCCGGTTGTCGGCAGTTCCCTCTGGTCGTCCATCACCTACGGCAATCCGGGCGCCTATCTGGCCATCCAGAACGATGGCAACCTCGTCGTCTATGCGAAAGACGGCATGACCCCGCTCTGGAACTCGAACACGGGCGGACACTGA
- a CDS encoding SDR family NAD(P)-dependent oxidoreductase — protein sequence MTTQVAVVFGVGPGLGAAVARRFAREGYTVALLARGEAAAREVRADIQKEGGRAEVFTADAGDAGSVSAAFSRIRAELGAPEVLVYNAGAFHVASVLDLDPATFEAAWRTNCLGGFLCAREVLPAMLERGRGTLLFSGATASLRGGARFAGLAVGKFGLRALAQSLAREVGPQGIHVAHVVIDGMIDTPRVRGMAPERSASTMLSPEDLAETYWQLHRQPPSVWTQELDVRPSGEKF from the coding sequence ATGACGACCCAGGTAGCGGTGGTGTTTGGAGTAGGCCCGGGATTGGGCGCGGCGGTGGCCCGGCGTTTCGCGCGCGAGGGCTATACGGTGGCATTGCTCGCGCGCGGCGAGGCAGCGGCACGCGAGGTCCGCGCCGATATCCAGAAAGAGGGAGGACGCGCGGAGGTGTTCACCGCGGATGCGGGAGACGCGGGCTCGGTCTCGGCCGCCTTCTCCCGCATCCGCGCGGAGCTGGGCGCCCCCGAGGTGCTCGTCTACAACGCGGGCGCCTTCCACGTGGCGAGCGTGCTCGATCTGGATCCCGCCACCTTCGAGGCCGCCTGGCGCACCAACTGCCTGGGCGGCTTCCTGTGCGCGCGCGAGGTGCTCCCCGCCATGCTCGAGCGCGGACGTGGCACCCTGCTCTTCAGCGGCGCCACCGCGTCCTTGCGCGGCGGCGCGCGCTTCGCCGGACTCGCCGTGGGCAAGTTCGGCCTGCGGGCTCTCGCCCAATCACTTGCACGAGAAGTCGGACCCCAGGGCATCCACGTGGCCCACGTGGTCATCGATGGGATGATCGACACGCCCCGCGTGCGCGGCATGGCCCCGGAGCGAAGCGCCTCGACGATGCTCTCCCCGGAGGACCTGGCGGAGACGTACTGGCAATTGCACCGGCAACCTCCCTCCGTCTGGACGCAGGAGTTGGATGTGCGCCCCTCCGGCGAGAAGTTCTGA
- a CDS encoding serine/threonine-protein kinase, with protein sequence MPPHVPGFPLLAPLGTGGFSQVFSARREQDGAEVAVKVALGSSASPRFTHEAAALRRVGPPTAPSLLGQGELPGGRAFLVLERLHGQTLAAWMAALPGSGAASLPHVRELLSGLCTALEHVHGVGLVHRDLKPENLFLREGGALSLLDFGLARFLDAPDARQSEPSVRLTRTGERLGTPFYMSPEQCLASPDVDARADLYALGVLLFELLTGAPPFTGGPDEVRRGHVSLRPPLASERAALPRALDDVLLRCLAKEPTERFASASALLAAFDTACRTAPATPAPALPRSPAPSQGVRPVALLGVAGDVEAPWLAAAVAPEGGLLARVHPGRYLVAFPEHPSAEAGLRAALRAARPLSREPGVSTVLHLAPLRVRPGASQLRLAGEALDAPDTWWPREGLTPEAALALGEGATAPGPEDTAPEAEPPPLFGRDALLDTLCADAARAFSGPGPGLTVLTGEPGLGKTRVLDALATRMEAQPGVRVVRLAAPPPDTTPGDALLHALWDAIASPLPFPAPTRRQALARAVAEALRQSGTRGPLALLLDDAHQADPTTLDALEVATLAAPGIPLWVCAAARPELRGLRPLLGERAGHLAHQALPPLAPEAQRALLRHLLRPAEFIPEPVLARLEQLTQGVPLSLVEVARALRTSGTLRATADGEGYVAADELLHVSVTPLFERLAARALAVLPEAHQGLARLCAVLGQEVTVARVDAAQRHLEKKEDTARMAGLDAGTGLARLERAGLLRAVGPGRYVFRQPQLREALERALPPTWRRALHLAALRALPEGDTEPRARARHAAASGAHEEAFTAWFALGEAARRAHRHVEAEQDYTHALAQLPEGDRERRARVLAGRGRVRYRTHRFHEALADLGQARALARALGNTALEVDLLLEEATLVDWLEDAEGSAARTHEALEKAESLDDPRLSVRCSLARARQSWREGDWARATRLLTATVEAATLARDTETRIIALMMQGTGLALDGQEAPATAAFDEALALSQREGDALHRAATLINRTFLWRLRGDLQGTESDLREAIALGRELGHAQVERWSVGQLAECLHWMGRDAEALGLARRAHELGVRFFGAHPVAVDAVLLARVALALGDTREARALLDWLDTHCAPERTPPNTRALWRLVALRVAEAESGTRDAAAWRALADEAAPDTSGDELTELLHQAAVAAWEAGAWDEARQWLVRARDTARASPLWRSRLDALAVDWEATSTPEPRGLPGNNPSPLPLSRG encoded by the coding sequence GTGCCTCCCCACGTGCCTGGATTCCCGCTCCTCGCGCCCCTGGGCACCGGCGGCTTCTCCCAGGTCTTCTCCGCCCGCCGGGAGCAGGACGGCGCCGAGGTGGCCGTGAAGGTGGCCCTCGGCTCCTCCGCCTCGCCCCGCTTCACCCACGAGGCCGCCGCCCTGCGCCGCGTGGGCCCCCCCACCGCCCCCTCCCTCCTGGGACAGGGTGAGCTGCCCGGAGGCCGGGCCTTCCTCGTGCTGGAACGTCTGCACGGACAGACGCTCGCCGCCTGGATGGCCGCGCTCCCCGGCTCCGGCGCCGCCTCGCTCCCCCACGTGCGCGAGCTGCTCTCCGGCCTGTGCACCGCCCTGGAGCACGTCCACGGCGTGGGGCTCGTCCACCGCGACCTCAAGCCCGAGAACCTCTTCCTGCGCGAGGGCGGCGCGCTCAGCCTCCTGGACTTCGGCCTCGCGCGCTTCCTCGACGCCCCGGACGCCAGGCAGTCCGAGCCCTCCGTCCGCCTCACCCGCACCGGCGAGCGGCTCGGCACCCCCTTCTACATGTCGCCCGAGCAGTGCCTCGCCTCGCCGGACGTGGACGCGCGCGCGGACCTCTACGCGCTCGGTGTCCTCCTCTTCGAGCTGCTCACCGGCGCTCCGCCCTTCACCGGCGGGCCGGACGAGGTGCGGCGGGGCCATGTGAGCCTGCGCCCGCCCCTCGCCTCCGAGCGCGCCGCCCTGCCCCGAGCCCTCGACGACGTCCTCCTGCGCTGCCTCGCCAAGGAGCCCACGGAGCGCTTCGCCTCGGCCTCCGCGCTGCTCGCCGCCTTCGACACCGCGTGCCGCACCGCGCCCGCCACGCCCGCGCCCGCGCTTCCCCGGAGCCCCGCGCCCTCCCAGGGAGTACGGCCCGTGGCCCTGCTCGGCGTGGCCGGAGACGTGGAAGCGCCGTGGCTCGCCGCGGCCGTCGCCCCCGAGGGGGGACTGCTCGCGCGCGTCCATCCGGGCCGCTACCTCGTCGCCTTCCCCGAGCACCCCTCGGCCGAGGCGGGACTGCGCGCCGCCCTGCGCGCCGCGCGCCCCCTCTCCCGCGAGCCCGGCGTGTCCACCGTGCTCCACCTCGCCCCGCTGCGCGTGCGCCCCGGGGCCTCGCAGCTGCGGCTCGCCGGCGAGGCCCTGGACGCACCCGACACCTGGTGGCCCCGCGAGGGCCTCACCCCCGAGGCCGCGCTCGCGCTCGGCGAGGGCGCCACGGCTCCCGGCCCGGAAGACACCGCCCCCGAGGCCGAGCCCCCTCCCCTGTTCGGCCGTGACGCGCTGCTCGACACCCTGTGCGCGGACGCGGCGCGCGCCTTCTCCGGCCCGGGCCCGGGGCTGACCGTGCTCACCGGCGAGCCGGGACTCGGCAAGACGCGCGTGCTCGACGCGCTCGCCACGCGCATGGAGGCGCAGCCCGGCGTGCGCGTGGTGCGCCTCGCCGCTCCCCCACCCGACACGACGCCAGGGGATGCCCTGCTCCACGCGCTGTGGGACGCCATCGCATCCCCGCTGCCCTTTCCCGCCCCCACCCGGCGTCAGGCGCTCGCCCGCGCCGTGGCCGAGGCCCTGCGCCAGTCCGGCACCCGGGGGCCCCTCGCCCTGCTGCTGGATGACGCGCACCAGGCGGACCCCACTACCCTGGACGCGCTGGAGGTGGCCACGCTCGCCGCGCCGGGCATACCCCTGTGGGTGTGCGCCGCCGCCCGTCCCGAGCTGCGCGGCCTGCGTCCGCTGCTGGGCGAGCGCGCCGGGCACCTCGCGCACCAGGCACTGCCGCCGCTCGCGCCCGAGGCCCAGCGCGCGCTCCTGCGCCACCTGCTGCGCCCCGCCGAGTTCATCCCCGAGCCGGTGCTCGCCCGCCTGGAGCAACTGACGCAAGGCGTGCCCCTGTCCCTGGTGGAGGTGGCACGGGCGCTGCGCACCTCGGGCACGCTGCGCGCCACGGCGGACGGCGAGGGCTACGTGGCCGCGGACGAGCTGCTCCACGTCTCGGTGACGCCCCTCTTCGAGCGGCTCGCGGCGCGCGCGCTGGCGGTGCTGCCCGAGGCGCACCAGGGGCTGGCGCGGCTGTGCGCGGTGCTCGGCCAGGAGGTGACGGTGGCGCGGGTGGACGCGGCCCAGCGGCACCTGGAGAAGAAGGAGGACACCGCGCGCATGGCGGGCCTGGACGCGGGCACGGGGCTCGCGCGGCTGGAGCGCGCGGGTTTGCTGCGCGCGGTGGGGCCCGGGCGCTACGTCTTCCGTCAACCCCAGCTGCGCGAGGCGCTCGAGCGGGCACTGCCCCCCACCTGGCGCCGGGCCCTGCACCTGGCGGCCCTGCGCGCGCTCCCGGAGGGGGACACGGAGCCCCGCGCGCGCGCACGCCATGCCGCAGCCAGTGGGGCGCACGAGGAAGCCTTCACCGCCTGGTTCGCGCTCGGCGAGGCCGCGCGGCGCGCCCACCGTCACGTGGAGGCCGAGCAGGACTACACCCACGCGCTCGCGCAGCTCCCCGAGGGAGACCGGGAGCGCCGGGCGCGGGTGCTGGCCGGCCGGGGCCGGGTGCGCTACCGCACCCACCGCTTCCACGAGGCGCTGGCGGACCTGGGGCAGGCGCGCGCGCTGGCCCGGGCCCTGGGCAACACCGCCCTGGAGGTGGATCTGCTCCTGGAGGAGGCCACGCTCGTGGACTGGCTGGAGGACGCCGAGGGCTCGGCGGCGCGCACCCACGAGGCGCTGGAGAAGGCCGAGTCACTGGATGACCCGCGGCTGTCGGTGCGCTGCTCGCTGGCGCGCGCGCGGCAGTCCTGGCGGGAGGGGGACTGGGCGCGCGCCACGCGGCTGCTCACCGCCACGGTGGAGGCGGCCACGCTCGCGCGGGACACGGAGACGCGCATCATCGCGTTGATGATGCAGGGCACGGGGCTCGCGCTGGACGGACAGGAGGCCCCGGCCACGGCGGCCTTCGACGAGGCGCTCGCGCTGAGCCAGCGGGAGGGGGACGCGCTGCACCGGGCCGCGACCCTCATCAACCGCACCTTCCTGTGGCGCCTGCGCGGGGACCTCCAGGGCACCGAGAGCGATCTGCGCGAGGCCATCGCCCTGGGGCGCGAGCTGGGGCATGCGCAGGTGGAGCGCTGGAGCGTGGGGCAGCTCGCCGAGTGCCTGCACTGGATGGGGCGCGACGCGGAGGCGTTGGGGCTCGCGCGGCGGGCGCACGAGCTGGGGGTGCGCTTCTTCGGGGCGCACCCGGTGGCGGTGGACGCGGTGTTGCTCGCGCGCGTGGCCCTGGCGCTGGGGGACACACGGGAGGCGCGCGCGCTGCTCGACTGGCTCGACACCCATTGCGCGCCGGAGCGGACCCCGCCCAACACCCGGGCCCTCTGGCGTCTGGTGGCGCTGCGCGTGGCGGAGGCGGAGTCCGGCACCCGCGACGCGGCCGCCTGGCGCGCGCTCGCGGACGAGGCCGCGCCGGACACCTCGGGCGATGAGCTCACGGAGCTGCTGCACCAGGCCGCCGTGGCCGCGTGGGAGGCCGGCGCCTGGGACGAGGCCCGGCAGTGGCTCGTCCGCGCGCGCGACACCGCCCGGGCCTCCCCCCTGTGGCGCTCACGGCTGGACGCCCTCGCCGTGGACTGGGAGGCAACATCCACGCCCGAGCCCCGTGGCCTCCCCGGCAACAACCCTTCACCCCTTCCCCTTTCTCGAGGGTGA